TATCCCAGCTTTGCTATCAGGCACACGACGACGACGAGGAAGAAGATCCTTACGAAGCGGTTGCCCTTGAGGATGGCGAGGCGGGAGCCTACGACCGCCCCGAGGATGTTGGCGAGGCCCATGAGTATGGCCGTGGTGTAGATTATGTTCCCGGTGGCGGCGAAGTAGAGAACGGCGGAGATGTTCGTGGCAAAGTTCACCACCTTCGATGATGCGGAGGCGGAGAGAAAGTTGAAGCCGAAGATGCCGATGAAGACGAATATGAGAAAGCTTCCCGTACCGGGGCCGAAGAAGCCGTCGTAGAAGCCGATGAGAGCACCCGTTGTGATGCTGACGGCGAGACTCTTCGCCTGGTCGAGACGTGGTGCGTGTATGGAGCCGAAGTCTCTTCGGAGAAAGGTGTAGAGGGCTATGGCGATGAGCATGAAGAGGATGAGGGGACGCATCACCCCGGGGTTCACGAGAGTCACCGTTCTCGCGCCGAGAAAGGAAGCGATGAGGGCCGCCGCGGTTGCCGGGAGGGTTGCCTTCCAGTCTATGCGGACATGGCGGGCATACTGAAGGGTCGCGACGGACGTTCCGGATATGGCGGCCAGTTTGTTCGTGCCGAGGAGTGTGGCGATGGGCAGATGGGGCAGGACGATGAAGAGTGCCGGCAGCTGGATGAGCCCACCACCGCCGGCTATGGAATCAATGAAACCGGCCAAGGCCGCAAAAAAACAGAGTGTGACCGTTTCGAGCAATCGACCTCGCCGTCAGACGAAAACACCCTCCGCTCCCGCTCGGGAGGTCCGGAGGGTGTCTAATGAACAGTGATCATTGTCAGATAACAACACACCAGCCGAAGGGATCGTCCTTTTCTCCATATTGCATGCCCGTGATCTCGTCGTACAGTCTTTGAGAGATTGGGCCGATCTCACCGCTGTGGATCGTTACCGTATCCTCGTCGTGCCGGATCCAGCCGACAGGTGAGATGACGGCGGCGGTCCCGGTTCCGAAGACCTCCTGAAGGCGCCCGTTCTTTGCCTCCGACATGACCTCGTCGATGGTGATCCTTCTCTCTTCCACGGGGATGCCCCAGTGCCTGGCCAGAGCGATGACGGAGTTGCGCGTGACCCCGGGCAGGATGGAGCCCTCAAGAGGTGGAGTGACGACGGTGCCGTCTATGACGAACATGATGTTCATGGTTCCCACCTCCTCGATGCACCGGTTCTCGATGCCGTCGAGCCACAGTACCTGGGTGAACCCTTTCTTTTTGGCCATCTCCCCGGGATAGAGCGAGGCTGCATAGTTTGCCGGCGTCTTGACGGCGCCGAGGCCGCCTTTCACGGCCCGGACATACTCGCCGGAAGTGATGAGCTTCACAGGGTTCAACCCCTCCTTGTAATAGGCGCCGACGGGAGAGGTGATGATCATGAAGCGGTACGTGTGAGACACCCTGACGCCAAGGAAGTTGTCCGTCGCGAAGACGAAGGGACGGACATAGAGGGAGCAGCCCCGCTTGACAGGTATCCACGCCCTGTCGATCTCCACGAGCTTTTTCATCCCCTCGAAGAACACCTCATAGGGGAGGGTGGGGATGCACAGGCGTTCGCAGGACACATTGTACCTTTCATGGTTCTTGTCCGGCCTGAAGAGACGGACCTTGCCGTCCACTCCGAGAAACGCCTTGAGGCCTTCGAAAACGGCCTGCCCATAGTGCAGCGTCGAGAGGGCCGGGTACATCTTCATCGCGCCGTAAGGCTCGATGCGAGGCTCACCCCAGTGTCCGTCCGCGAAGTCCACATAATACATGTGATCGGAGAAGTGGACACCGAACTCCAGGTTGTTGAAGTCCACTTCGTTGATCGTTGTCTTCCTGCTCTTTCTTATCTTGATCTTCACAGCCTTTTTCCTCGCGTTCTTTCCTATTTCTTGTCGCAGGGCCCGAGGCGTTTGCCGCTCATTTTGGTCAAAACCTGCTGGGCCTGCATGCCCTTGTTCTTGATGAGTGTCGTTGTTGTCCCGTCAAAGGCATCGCCCTTGTATGTGATGCTTCCCTTGCTCTCCACGGTGCCGTCCTTTTCGTTGCAGACCATGGCCCATGTCACCGTGTTGCCACTCACCTTCTGGTCGATGATCTTGCAGTTCGGGTTCTTCTCCTTGTTCTGCCCGGGCACGCTGTCCTTCTTCGTGAGGCATTGTTTTGTGACGGACGGAGGAATGTTGGCGGGCATGCCCTTCATTTCCACCTTTGTCGTGATCTCCCAGAGACCGTCCTTCATGTTCGGTTCCGCGGCTTGTGCGCCGCCGCACCATACGAGTGCCAGAACGATGGCGAGTGTTGCAAGGATGCTCACTTTCATATGTCCTCCTGATCTTTTCCTGACAAATGGTTCGGTAAAAAAAAGTATCACTAATGGGGCGGGCGGGTCAAATAAAAAGACAGCTTGAGCCGCTTGAATTGCTTGAACCGCTTGAGAGTTCAACACGACGAAGGGTTCCGGCGGTTCCGTGTATCACGCTGGTTTTCGAGGCTTAGCTGCCGTCTATCTCTTCTCTACTCCCTGAGACCTCACCCCTGCGTCC
The Syntrophorhabdus sp. genome window above contains:
- a CDS encoding TSUP family transporter, which produces MLETVTLCFFAALAGFIDSIAGGGGLIQLPALFIVLPHLPIATLLGTNKLAAISGTSVATLQYARHVRIDWKATLPATAAALIASFLGARTVTLVNPGVMRPLILFMLIAIALYTFLRRDFGSIHAPRLDQAKSLAVSITTGALIGFYDGFFGPGTGSFLIFVFIGIFGFNFLSASASSKVVNFATNISAVLYFAATGNIIYTTAILMGLANILGAVVGSRLAILKGNRFVRIFFLVVVVCLIAKLGYDMLLK
- a CDS encoding branched-chain amino acid aminotransferase, giving the protein MKIKIRKSRKTTINEVDFNNLEFGVHFSDHMYYVDFADGHWGEPRIEPYGAMKMYPALSTLHYGQAVFEGLKAFLGVDGKVRLFRPDKNHERYNVSCERLCIPTLPYEVFFEGMKKLVEIDRAWIPVKRGCSLYVRPFVFATDNFLGVRVSHTYRFMIITSPVGAYYKEGLNPVKLITSGEYVRAVKGGLGAVKTPANYAASLYPGEMAKKKGFTQVLWLDGIENRCIEEVGTMNIMFVIDGTVVTPPLEGSILPGVTRNSVIALARHWGIPVEERRITIDEVMSEAKNGRLQEVFGTGTAAVISPVGWIRHDEDTVTIHSGEIGPISQRLYDEITGMQYGEKDDPFGWCVVI
- a CDS encoding DUF3617 domain-containing protein, with the protein product MKVSILATLAIVLALVWCGGAQAAEPNMKDGLWEITTKVEMKGMPANIPPSVTKQCLTKKDSVPGQNKEKNPNCKIIDQKVSGNTVTWAMVCNEKDGTVESKGSITYKGDAFDGTTTTLIKNKGMQAQQVLTKMSGKRLGPCDKK